A region from the Leptospirillum ferriphilum ML-04 genome encodes:
- the lptG gene encoding LPS export ABC transporter permease LptG gives MRILTRYIASELFKIFLLCFISLEAIYGVIDSVEKIKDFLSHHAALPLIGQYFFYRSIEVSFRVLPMSGLLATLLTLGILSKNHELTAIRAAGISLVKATKPFLALGVLISLISIAMNYQLVPYAYQMTDYIKDVRIDQGKSGNVTFELNNVWFRHGNQDIYGARTIRDGGNELDKVVLYHLDRTFHLSWQVDAKTLRYHQGLWSFQDGHLTRFLPDGSLKIESFQKMDTTLTRRPVDFTYEKTRMTHLSYPELDRYIALLEKSHLPREKYEVTRDAMIAFPIAAFLMVLMAIPFGIREGRQVGIAKGFGISLLLSMSYWTIYSLGLALGKGGVLLPWISAWFANMIVFFVSISLFLLLNRS, from the coding sequence ATGAGGATCCTGACGCGGTATATTGCCTCCGAACTTTTCAAGATCTTTCTTCTGTGCTTTATTTCCCTGGAAGCAATCTATGGCGTTATCGATTCGGTTGAAAAGATCAAGGACTTTCTCAGTCACCATGCGGCGCTCCCTCTGATTGGCCAATACTTTTTCTATCGCTCCATCGAGGTCAGCTTCCGCGTCCTGCCCATGTCCGGACTGCTCGCAACTCTCCTGACACTTGGCATCCTGTCCAAAAACCACGAACTGACGGCCATCCGGGCTGCGGGGATCAGCCTTGTCAAGGCAACCAAACCGTTTCTGGCCCTCGGGGTTCTGATTTCCCTGATTTCCATCGCAATGAACTATCAGCTCGTTCCCTATGCCTACCAGATGACGGACTATATCAAGGACGTCCGTATTGACCAGGGCAAAAGCGGCAACGTGACCTTCGAACTCAACAATGTCTGGTTTCGCCATGGGAATCAGGACATTTATGGTGCCCGGACCATCCGGGACGGCGGGAATGAGCTGGACAAAGTCGTCCTGTATCATTTGGACAGAACCTTCCATCTGAGCTGGCAGGTCGATGCCAAAACCCTTCGTTACCATCAGGGGCTCTGGTCTTTTCAGGACGGGCACCTCACGCGTTTTCTCCCGGATGGCTCTCTCAAAATCGAGTCATTTCAGAAAATGGACACCACCCTGACTCGACGGCCGGTGGATTTCACCTACGAAAAAACCCGGATGACGCACCTTTCCTATCCGGAACTGGACCGTTACATCGCTCTGCTTGAAAAAAGCCATCTTCCCCGCGAAAAATATGAGGTCACCCGCGATGCGATGATCGCGTTCCCGATTGCCGCCTTTCTCATGGTTCTGATGGCCATCCCTTTCGGTATCCGGGAGGGGCGGCAAGTGGGAATTGCCAAAGGATTCGGGATCAGTCTGCTGTTGTCCATGTCCTACTGGACCATTTATTCTCTCGGACTGGCCCTGGGGAAAGGAGGCGTTCTCTTGCCCTGGATCAGCGCCTGGTTTGCGAACATGATTGTTTTTTTCGTCAGCATTTCACTTTTTTTACTCTTGAACCGTTCCTGA
- a CDS encoding LptF/LptG family permease yields the protein MKIIHRYLFVELLPPFVIGLLVLVVLILTQQTLMIMNLLVNKGLSIPTVLRLVMMIFPQFLTMIIPVSVLAASTATFNRLASDGEITALKASGIGLSRLLWPLVLFAFLGYVGSFYMSLKAEETQGMSLQEMISTVLKKKMSLGIRPQVFNNFMDRFVIYVDRMPTFSRMQGVFIYQEGKGKSPSTVIMAREGSLLNEENGRPGIRIQLRSGTLLQGGAAQQFVRFSSYDLTIFGKSAGTTAKPPTIRELENKIAGSPKPDVSLLRELEDRYKNYTYPFSCLIFAFLGIPFGIYAKRSGKLAGFVFATASVIFFYILNTVDDLMVARRLLKPFVASLIPDLALGTVMGFLLIMVFKEISLSLTLPSLSWLFKGGSARP from the coding sequence ATGAAAATCATTCACCGGTATCTCTTTGTCGAACTTCTGCCGCCCTTCGTGATCGGCCTTTTGGTTCTGGTGGTCCTGATCCTGACCCAGCAAACCCTGATGATCATGAACCTTCTCGTCAACAAGGGGCTGTCCATTCCCACAGTCCTTCGACTTGTGATGATGATCTTCCCCCAGTTTCTGACGATGATCATTCCCGTCTCCGTCCTCGCTGCATCAACGGCCACTTTCAACCGCCTGGCTTCCGACGGAGAAATTACGGCTCTCAAGGCTTCCGGAATCGGACTTTCCCGTCTGCTCTGGCCGCTCGTCCTGTTCGCCTTTCTCGGATATGTCGGAAGCTTCTATATGTCTCTCAAAGCCGAAGAGACTCAGGGAATGTCCCTCCAGGAAATGATCTCGACGGTTCTCAAGAAAAAAATGTCGCTTGGCATTCGTCCCCAGGTCTTCAACAACTTCATGGACCGCTTCGTCATTTATGTCGACCGGATGCCCACCTTTTCCCGGATGCAGGGCGTTTTCATCTATCAGGAAGGTAAAGGGAAGAGCCCCTCCACCGTCATCATGGCGCGGGAGGGCTCTCTCCTGAACGAAGAAAACGGCCGGCCGGGAATCCGGATCCAGCTGCGGTCCGGCACCTTGCTTCAGGGAGGGGCCGCACAGCAGTTCGTGCGCTTTTCTTCCTACGACCTGACAATTTTCGGAAAATCGGCCGGGACGACGGCAAAGCCTCCCACAATTCGGGAACTCGAAAACAAGATCGCGGGTTCTCCCAAACCGGACGTCTCTCTCCTTCGGGAACTGGAAGACCGCTACAAAAACTACACTTATCCCTTTTCCTGTCTGATTTTCGCCTTTCTCGGCATCCCGTTCGGCATCTACGCCAAGAGATCGGGAAAACTGGCGGGCTTCGTCTTCGCCACCGCTTCCGTGATTTTCTTTTACATTTTGAATACGGTGGACGACCTGATGGTCGCCCGGAGGCTTTTGAAACCCTTTGTGGCTTCCCTGATCCCGGATCTAGCCCTGGGGACCGTCATGGGATTTCTCCTGATCATGGTGTTCAAGGAAATCTCCCTCTCACTCACGCTCCCTTCCCTGTCGTGGCTTTTTAAAGGCGGTTCCGCACGTCCATGA
- a CDS encoding aminotransferase class I/II-fold pyridoxal phosphate-dependent enzyme — translation MEFKRINQLPPYVFNIVNEMKVEFRRRGEDIIDLGMGNPDLPTPPPIVEKLVEAARNPRNHRYSASKGLPKLREAICSWYMRHYGVSLNPDNEAVVTIGSKEGIAHLALATIDRGDKVLVPNPTYPIHAFSFAMAGADLCHFPMHPDRNLWEDFMESFERMGGAPKAVLVCYPHNPTTLTVEDGFFEKLVALAHERNFFVIHDLAYADITFGGYKAPSFLSVPGAREVGAEFFTLSKSYNMPGWRVGFLVGNRDIVGALTRLKSYLDYGMFQPIQIASILALNQMDAVPRQIASVYEKRCKVLVDGLNRGGWAVTMPKGSMFLWARIPMSHRQIGSLEFAKLLMSEAQVGVSPGIGFGSEGDSYVRFALVENENRIRQATMNIKRFLARTDRMEMGGIG, via the coding sequence ATGGAATTCAAGCGCATAAATCAGCTCCCTCCCTATGTGTTCAATATCGTCAACGAGATGAAAGTCGAGTTTCGTCGGCGGGGTGAGGACATCATAGACCTCGGTATGGGCAATCCCGACCTGCCGACACCGCCTCCGATTGTGGAAAAACTGGTTGAAGCGGCACGCAATCCGAGAAATCACCGCTATTCGGCGTCCAAGGGGCTTCCCAAGTTGCGGGAAGCGATCTGTTCCTGGTATATGCGCCATTATGGTGTTTCCCTGAATCCGGACAACGAGGCGGTCGTCACGATCGGCTCAAAAGAAGGGATCGCCCACCTGGCGCTGGCGACCATTGATCGCGGAGACAAGGTGCTGGTGCCGAACCCCACTTACCCCATCCACGCGTTCAGTTTTGCGATGGCGGGTGCGGACCTCTGCCACTTTCCAATGCACCCGGACCGGAACCTCTGGGAGGATTTCATGGAATCCTTCGAGAGGATGGGTGGAGCTCCGAAAGCCGTTCTGGTGTGCTACCCGCACAATCCGACAACCCTTACGGTCGAAGACGGATTTTTCGAAAAACTTGTCGCGCTCGCCCATGAAAGAAACTTTTTTGTGATCCACGATCTTGCCTATGCGGACATCACGTTCGGGGGGTACAAGGCGCCAAGTTTTCTCTCCGTGCCTGGAGCCCGCGAGGTCGGTGCCGAGTTTTTCACGCTTTCGAAGTCCTATAATATGCCCGGCTGGCGTGTGGGGTTTCTTGTGGGGAACCGGGACATCGTCGGAGCCCTGACCCGTCTGAAAAGCTATCTCGACTACGGAATGTTTCAGCCTATACAGATCGCAAGCATCCTGGCGCTCAACCAGATGGATGCCGTGCCCAGGCAAATCGCTTCCGTATACGAGAAACGCTGCAAGGTTCTGGTGGATGGCCTGAACAGGGGGGGATGGGCAGTCACGATGCCCAAGGGGTCCATGTTCCTCTGGGCCCGCATCCCGATGTCGCACCGCCAGATCGGATCACTCGAGTTTGCGAAGCTTTTAATGTCCGAAGCGCAGGTCGGTGTGTCTCCGGGGATCGGTTTCGGATCCGAAGGGGATTCCTATGTCCGTTTCGCCCTGGTGGAAAACGAAAACAGAATTCGCCAGGCCACGATGAACATCAAGCGTTTCCTCGCCAGAACCGACCGGATGGAAATGGGAGGTATCGGATGA
- the miaB gene encoding tRNA (N6-isopentenyl adenosine(37)-C2)-methylthiotransferase MiaB, whose amino-acid sequence MSDSAATGEDRFPTGNPPHTRGSAFEGKTFYIKTFGCQMNVHDSERMAGLLTAEGGNPVSEPAAADIILVNTCTIRDKADQKALSDLGRIRQVRKEGPGTILAVTGCMAQREGEEIFRLVPDVDLILGPSQIRNLIPLLDAASTSRARVDGTLWPVPEMTTPPAIRPPGVTAFVTVQEGCDKACAYCVVPATRGAERSRPVTDIVREVENLVSSGFREITLLGQNVNGYGQKGDTAGASFPELLQRLSDIPGLLRLRFTTSHPMDMSEDLIDVMATSSRVMPHLHLPVQSGSDRMLERMQRGYSLDDYRRWIEKLRKKVPEAALTTDLIVGFCGETEEDFEKTLAAVEEFRFDGAFAFIYSPRPSTPAHSWEDVPPREMSVERLERLQKKVEQQAMERNQSLVGSRVEILTEKWDPETRTAVGRTPQFQTVRALVAPERPDPSPGDLLWVTITQGARAGLKGNAVSHA is encoded by the coding sequence ATGAGTGATTCGGCAGCAACAGGGGAAGACCGCTTCCCCACCGGAAATCCTCCGCACACCCGCGGTTCCGCCTTCGAAGGAAAGACATTTTATATCAAAACGTTCGGCTGCCAGATGAACGTTCATGACTCGGAGCGGATGGCCGGACTCCTGACCGCCGAAGGAGGGAATCCGGTGTCAGAACCGGCCGCGGCCGACATCATTCTCGTGAATACCTGTACAATCCGGGACAAGGCGGACCAGAAAGCCCTGTCCGACCTCGGACGGATCCGGCAAGTACGCAAGGAGGGTCCCGGTACCATTCTGGCCGTCACCGGTTGCATGGCACAGCGGGAAGGAGAGGAAATTTTCCGTCTTGTTCCGGACGTCGACCTGATTCTCGGTCCGTCCCAAATCCGGAACCTGATCCCCTTGCTCGACGCTGCATCCACCTCCCGCGCACGTGTGGACGGAACACTCTGGCCAGTCCCCGAAATGACGACCCCTCCGGCCATCCGGCCTCCGGGAGTGACCGCCTTCGTCACGGTTCAGGAAGGATGCGACAAAGCATGCGCCTATTGTGTTGTTCCAGCCACCCGGGGTGCCGAAAGAAGCCGTCCTGTCACCGATATTGTGCGGGAAGTGGAGAACCTGGTTTCGTCGGGATTCCGGGAAATCACTCTTCTCGGACAGAATGTGAATGGCTATGGACAGAAGGGGGATACGGCAGGAGCCTCCTTTCCGGAACTTCTGCAGCGCCTTTCCGACATTCCGGGACTGCTTCGCCTCCGGTTCACCACGTCTCATCCGATGGACATGTCGGAGGATCTGATCGATGTCATGGCGACTTCCTCCCGCGTCATGCCGCACCTGCACCTGCCTGTCCAGTCCGGCTCAGACCGCATGCTTGAGAGAATGCAGCGGGGATACTCGCTGGATGACTACCGGCGATGGATCGAAAAACTCCGGAAGAAAGTGCCGGAAGCCGCTCTGACGACGGATCTGATTGTCGGTTTCTGTGGGGAAACGGAAGAGGATTTTGAAAAAACGCTGGCCGCCGTTGAGGAGTTCCGCTTCGACGGGGCTTTCGCTTTCATTTACTCTCCACGTCCTTCCACGCCGGCTCATTCCTGGGAGGACGTTCCTCCCCGGGAGATGAGCGTCGAACGCCTCGAAAGACTTCAGAAAAAGGTGGAACAACAGGCGATGGAGAGAAACCAGTCCCTGGTCGGGAGCCGGGTCGAGATCCTGACGGAAAAATGGGACCCCGAAACCCGCACTGCCGTCGGACGGACCCCCCAGTTCCAGACGGTTCGCGCCCTTGTCGCACCGGAACGTCCCGATCCATCCCCCGGAGATCTTCTTTGGGTCACCATCACACAGGGCGCAAGAGCGGGCCTGAAGGGAAATGCCGTTTCTCATGCGTAA
- a CDS encoding class I SAM-dependent methyltransferase, with amino-acid sequence MGHVFNPRMVERLEDPARLEFQNPEKLLSLMKPLDGKGFLDFGVGTGFFAFPVYDRYGDKGPFIGVDIQPEMLALLKERSLGRYKREVLKTISASSFPLPLESESIGLMWMVNVYHEIDDRKKTLEELRRLLSPGGSLFLVDWKREETPSGPPMEERVAEVDLYDDLLEAGFDRIRSWDIYPWHMTVQVEK; translated from the coding sequence TTGGGACATGTTTTTAATCCCCGCATGGTTGAACGCCTCGAAGATCCTGCCCGGCTGGAATTCCAGAATCCGGAAAAACTTCTTTCCCTCATGAAACCTCTGGACGGCAAAGGATTTCTGGACTTCGGCGTCGGAACAGGTTTTTTCGCTTTTCCCGTCTATGACCGTTATGGAGACAAGGGCCCTTTCATTGGCGTTGATATCCAGCCGGAAATGCTCGCGCTTTTAAAGGAGCGAAGCCTTGGACGTTATAAACGGGAAGTCTTGAAAACCATTTCGGCATCCTCTTTTCCCTTGCCCCTGGAATCGGAAAGCATCGGGCTCATGTGGATGGTCAATGTCTATCATGAAATTGACGACAGAAAAAAGACGCTGGAAGAACTTCGACGACTCCTGTCCCCCGGCGGAAGCCTCTTTCTTGTGGACTGGAAACGCGAAGAGACTCCAAGCGGTCCGCCCATGGAAGAGAGAGTCGCGGAGGTGGACCTTTACGACGACCTTCTTGAGGCCGGGTTTGACCGGATCAGGTCCTGGGATATTTACCCATGGCACATGACCGTTCAGGTGGAAAAGTAG
- the hemH gene encoding ferrochelatase, whose product MSQTRPETPKTTRGVLLFNLGGPETLEDVYPFLLNLFSDPDIFRVPRLIQPLLARIIARRRAPKSREYYRQIGGGSPLRKITDDQARLLEEALNREETDVHWKVRVGMRYAPPRTADALRELVDSGVNDLVFLPLYPQRSRTTTGSSFREALAEAKRIAPGLPVRTIPAWPVYPPYIKSLAETVGDALSRIPEEETVHILFSAHGIPEFLVTREKDPYEADTNATVSAAMEALQKFHPQRKLLHHLSYQSRVGPLKWLGPETRLELSRLAGEGVRHLVMVPISFVSDHQETLYEMDILYGQMTRDLGYKTFLRAPSLNTRPSFIHALASLLRESSDPPCASAPCFCACGACPKQSG is encoded by the coding sequence ATGTCCCAAACCCGTCCTGAAACTCCAAAAACCACCCGGGGTGTTCTTCTTTTCAACCTGGGAGGGCCGGAAACACTGGAAGACGTCTACCCCTTTCTCCTGAACCTTTTTTCCGACCCGGATATCTTCCGGGTTCCCCGCCTGATCCAGCCCCTTCTCGCCCGGATCATCGCCCGTCGGCGGGCCCCCAAAAGCCGGGAGTATTATCGTCAGATCGGCGGGGGATCCCCATTACGAAAAATCACCGATGACCAGGCCCGGTTGCTGGAAGAAGCCTTGAACCGTGAAGAGACCGACGTCCACTGGAAGGTGCGGGTGGGAATGCGCTATGCCCCTCCCAGGACAGCGGATGCCCTCCGGGAACTTGTGGACTCGGGGGTGAACGATTTGGTCTTTTTACCGCTTTATCCCCAGCGATCCCGAACCACGACCGGTTCCTCCTTCCGGGAGGCGCTGGCAGAAGCGAAAAGGATTGCACCGGGGCTCCCTGTCCGGACCATCCCCGCATGGCCCGTCTATCCTCCCTATATCAAATCACTGGCCGAAACGGTGGGAGATGCCTTGAGCCGTATTCCGGAGGAAGAAACCGTTCATATCCTCTTTTCCGCCCATGGGATTCCCGAGTTTCTGGTGACCCGTGAAAAAGATCCTTATGAGGCGGACACAAACGCCACTGTCTCTGCCGCCATGGAAGCCCTGCAGAAATTCCATCCGCAGCGGAAACTGCTCCACCACCTTTCCTACCAGAGCCGCGTCGGCCCGCTGAAATGGCTGGGTCCCGAGACCCGTCTTGAGCTTTCCCGGTTGGCCGGGGAAGGGGTCCGGCATCTGGTCATGGTGCCGATCAGCTTTGTTTCCGATCATCAGGAAACCCTCTATGAGATGGATATTCTTTATGGCCAGATGACGCGGGACCTTGGATACAAGACGTTTCTCCGGGCTCCCTCCCTGAATACCCGCCCCTCGTTTATCCATGCCCTGGCCTCTCTTCTCCGGGAGTCATCCGATCCCCCCTGTGCCTCCGCTCCCTGTTTCTGTGCCTGCGGGGCCTGTCCGAAACAATCCGGCTAG
- a CDS encoding c-type cytochrome: MKMRQWGRMTGKWSLSFWFCGISFLLPCLVSAHGVGSRGLDEGKKIYRSNCAVCHGVDGRGDGRGARHLNPPVPDFTRPGFLKGKSDSYLFHLISNGIEDMPGWSDKLAPGQITDVLHYLRSLAAPAKDIRPASPDGLSGG, from the coding sequence ATGAAGATGAGGCAATGGGGCAGGATGACCGGAAAATGGTCGCTGTCTTTCTGGTTTTGTGGCATCAGTTTTCTCCTGCCATGCCTGGTTTCGGCACATGGCGTCGGATCCCGTGGGCTTGATGAGGGAAAGAAAATTTATCGGTCGAACTGTGCCGTCTGCCATGGCGTGGACGGTCGTGGAGACGGCAGGGGAGCGCGGCATTTAAATCCTCCTGTTCCGGACTTTACCCGGCCCGGATTTTTGAAGGGAAAATCCGATTCCTATCTTTTTCATCTGATCTCGAATGGCATCGAGGATATGCCGGGCTGGTCGGACAAGCTTGCTCCGGGGCAGATTACGGACGTTCTCCATTATCTCCGTTCTCTCGCCGCTCCGGCAAAGGATATACGGCCCGCATCCCCGGACGGACTTTCCGGAGGGTGA
- a CDS encoding DUF5069 domain-containing protein: MAHDRSGGKVGTTEVPGAAPFRPRNGRLRAGGLPWLARMIDKGRAFRSGTLGDYAFPCSMDLDLLRYLGMEPEAFLALLDLCPQEQTLLETLGIESRPSSEKSLWAEVFEVRHARLLNELDKEEQDERIGNTDE; encoded by the coding sequence ATGGCACATGACCGTTCAGGTGGAAAAGTAGGGACAACGGAAGTGCCCGGGGCAGCCCCTTTCCGTCCCAGAAACGGTCGTCTTCGGGCAGGGGGATTGCCCTGGCTTGCTCGCATGATCGACAAGGGACGGGCGTTTCGTTCCGGAACACTCGGGGACTATGCGTTTCCCTGTTCCATGGATCTGGACCTTCTCCGATATCTGGGGATGGAGCCCGAGGCATTTCTGGCCCTCCTTGATCTCTGTCCGCAGGAGCAGACACTTCTCGAAACGCTGGGAATTGAATCGCGGCCTTCTTCCGAAAAGAGCCTGTGGGCCGAAGTGTTTGAAGTGCGACATGCGCGACTTCTGAATGAACTGGACAAGGAAGAACAAGACGAAAGGATTGGCAATACAGATGAGTGA
- a CDS encoding amylo-alpha-1,6-glucosidase, translated as MDRDIPLPAPVRFDITAFREPETPEGREWWLSMGNGGYLSGTLLHSLSRSYHGLGILATAPPVGRTLHWVKWDGWIEDGESRIPLTSNHWGDLSWDPRGFLYLVSFFLEGRMPVWQYRWKNRLLTVRIWYDSALRGTVLSFLHDSPDSLELALNFYVNYRDHHGIIQGDPPEASCRVEEETGYLSIGGISSAVRVPKGSLSVNRSVVRNFFYSRERERGLADRENHLLAFSARISLHSGQEAGVLWTETSSGRDMPSLKRNWTSLSRQAFLEREETLLKTARGRHPCLESLPDWVHALILAADSFIVDRPSPAGAESSKTVIAGYPWFGDWGRDTMIALPGLLLGTGRWNDARSILLFFAGKLKDGILPNYFPEDGSDPLYNTADASLWFVRACHLYGRSTRDYAALRLLYPSLLSVMEAYRSGTLFGIRVDPSDGLVQTGSSDLPLTWMDARIDGRAVTRRHGKPVELSALWFGALASMTWIAGRLREDSTVFQMEQEKTRSGFRKFVREDGHGLHDVLEGDPAEINAIRPNQILALSCAEGLLDAREEISVLETVTNHLLTPFGLRSLSRTDSRYQGTYAGPPSARDNAYHQGTVWAWLLGHFAMASFRHSGNIDATLSLFDGLKSHLGEAGLGSISEVFDGDPPHLPRGCPLQAWSVGCTLESILHILEGPLSGTRS; from the coding sequence ATGGATAGGGATATCCCCCTCCCCGCACCTGTCCGATTCGATATCACGGCTTTTCGGGAACCCGAAACTCCGGAAGGGCGTGAATGGTGGCTGTCCATGGGAAACGGGGGATATCTGTCCGGAACCCTTCTTCATTCTCTCTCCCGGAGCTACCATGGACTCGGCATTCTGGCGACAGCCCCCCCGGTCGGCCGCACGCTCCACTGGGTCAAATGGGATGGCTGGATCGAAGATGGAGAAAGCCGCATTCCACTGACATCCAACCACTGGGGAGATCTCTCCTGGGATCCGCGGGGGTTTCTTTATCTCGTATCGTTTTTTCTCGAAGGGAGAATGCCCGTCTGGCAGTATCGCTGGAAGAACAGACTCCTGACCGTCCGGATCTGGTATGATTCCGCCCTTCGGGGCACAGTGCTCTCCTTTCTTCACGATTCTCCGGATTCGCTCGAACTGGCCCTCAATTTCTACGTCAATTACCGGGACCACCACGGGATCATCCAGGGAGATCCTCCCGAAGCCTCCTGCCGGGTCGAGGAGGAGACGGGCTACCTTTCCATCGGGGGGATCTCTTCCGCTGTCCGTGTACCGAAAGGATCCTTGTCGGTCAACAGGTCTGTGGTTCGGAACTTCTTTTATTCCCGGGAAAGAGAACGGGGACTGGCCGATCGGGAAAACCACCTCCTGGCGTTTTCGGCAAGAATATCCCTCCATTCCGGACAGGAGGCGGGGGTTCTCTGGACGGAAACCTCTTCTGGAAGAGACATGCCCTCTTTGAAGAGAAACTGGACCTCTCTCTCCAGACAGGCTTTTCTTGAACGCGAAGAGACTCTTCTGAAGACGGCCCGTGGCCGCCATCCCTGCCTGGAGTCCCTTCCGGACTGGGTCCATGCTCTGATTCTCGCCGCCGATTCGTTTATCGTCGACCGGCCCTCCCCCGCCGGGGCGGAAAGCTCCAAAACTGTCATTGCGGGTTATCCCTGGTTCGGAGACTGGGGCCGGGACACCATGATTGCGCTTCCCGGTCTCCTTCTGGGTACCGGAAGATGGAACGACGCCCGATCCATCCTTCTCTTCTTTGCCGGAAAATTGAAGGACGGCATTCTTCCGAACTACTTTCCCGAAGACGGATCCGATCCCCTTTACAACACGGCCGATGCTTCCCTCTGGTTTGTCCGGGCCTGCCATCTTTATGGGCGCAGCACCCGGGACTACGCCGCCCTCAGATTGCTTTACCCGTCCCTTCTCTCCGTCATGGAAGCCTACCGGAGCGGGACCCTTTTCGGAATCCGGGTGGACCCGTCGGACGGCCTTGTACAGACAGGATCGTCGGATCTTCCCCTGACATGGATGGACGCCCGCATCGACGGGCGAGCCGTCACCCGTCGTCATGGCAAACCGGTCGAACTTTCCGCCCTCTGGTTCGGGGCACTCGCATCCATGACCTGGATTGCCGGACGCCTACGGGAGGACAGCACTGTTTTTCAGATGGAGCAGGAAAAAACCCGAAGCGGTTTCCGAAAATTCGTCCGGGAGGACGGTCATGGACTGCATGATGTCCTGGAAGGGGATCCGGCGGAGATCAATGCCATTCGTCCGAACCAGATCCTGGCCCTTAGTTGCGCGGAGGGTCTTCTGGATGCCCGGGAGGAAATCAGCGTTCTCGAGACGGTCACGAACCATCTGCTCACGCCTTTTGGTTTAAGGTCCCTGTCCCGGACCGATTCCCGCTACCAGGGAACGTACGCGGGTCCTCCCTCGGCCAGGGACAACGCATATCATCAGGGAACGGTCTGGGCCTGGCTTCTCGGGCATTTTGCCATGGCTTCCTTCCGACATTCCGGAAATATTGACGCCACTCTTTCTCTGTTTGACGGCCTGAAATCCCATCTGGGAGAAGCCGGACTGGGCTCCATCAGTGAGGTCTTTGACGGAGACCCCCCTCACCTTCCGCGAGGGTGCCCGCTTCAGGCCTGGTCCGTCGGATGTACACTGGAATCGATCCTGCATATTCTTGAGGGCCCGCTCTCCGGAACCCGCTCCTGA
- a CDS encoding homoserine dehydrogenase, translated as MNSLSQEKPVVLGLIGYGTVGQGFVRLLRKETNLLGRRLGFPLFLKTVVDRNIKEKSSGLLDGVVLSHDPASVINDPEIQIVIELIGGIEPARSLLLEAVRKKKSVVTANKALLALHGEELFQAVHSNRTDFAFEGSVGGGIPILRSLREGIGGNRIQSLRGIINGTCNYILTRMTYERQDFETVLREAQALGYAEADPSFDIDGIDAAHKLAILGTLSFGSPIAFQDIPVEGIRKVQTIDIEFGRELGYVLKLLGIAKDDGASLDLRVHPAFLPEDSVLAGVDGVFNAVEVNGETLGPALFYGRGAGSDPTATAVMGDVMELARAIHTGCFHQVPPLGFSWNDRVHRPVTGLPGIRSEYYLRFMAPDSPGTLSYLSGVLGENGISIESVIQKGRKMGGSVPVVILTHTAPESSVRTALNIIDRSVHVTEPTVLIRVEGNAEA; from the coding sequence ATGAATTCCCTCTCTCAAGAGAAACCTGTCGTCCTGGGCCTGATCGGGTACGGGACTGTCGGTCAGGGCTTTGTCCGGCTTCTCCGCAAGGAGACAAATCTTCTCGGACGACGACTGGGATTTCCGCTGTTCCTGAAAACGGTGGTCGACAGAAACATTAAGGAAAAGTCCTCGGGACTCCTGGACGGAGTCGTCCTCTCCCATGATCCGGCGTCTGTCATCAACGATCCGGAGATTCAGATCGTCATTGAGCTGATCGGAGGTATCGAGCCTGCCAGGTCGCTTCTTCTCGAAGCTGTGCGGAAAAAAAAATCGGTTGTCACGGCGAACAAGGCTCTGCTGGCACTTCACGGAGAAGAACTCTTTCAGGCGGTCCATTCCAACCGGACCGATTTTGCATTCGAAGGTTCTGTCGGAGGAGGAATACCGATTCTCCGGTCTTTGCGCGAAGGGATCGGAGGGAACCGGATCCAGTCACTCCGCGGGATCATTAATGGAACCTGCAACTATATTCTGACCCGGATGACCTACGAGAGACAGGATTTTGAAACCGTGCTGCGGGAAGCCCAGGCACTCGGGTATGCAGAAGCCGATCCGTCTTTTGATATCGACGGGATCGATGCCGCCCACAAACTCGCCATTCTCGGCACTCTCTCCTTTGGATCACCGATAGCCTTCCAGGACATCCCCGTCGAGGGGATCCGGAAGGTGCAGACAATCGATATCGAATTCGGGCGCGAGTTGGGCTATGTCCTGAAACTTCTCGGCATCGCAAAGGACGACGGTGCGTCCCTGGACCTTCGGGTGCATCCCGCTTTCCTGCCGGAGGATTCGGTCCTTGCCGGGGTTGACGGGGTCTTTAATGCGGTGGAGGTGAATGGGGAAACATTGGGGCCCGCCCTGTTTTACGGACGAGGTGCGGGCTCCGATCCAACCGCGACAGCTGTCATGGGCGATGTCATGGAACTTGCCCGGGCGATCCATACCGGGTGTTTTCACCAGGTTCCGCCTCTCGGTTTTTCCTGGAATGACCGTGTCCATCGTCCTGTCACCGGACTCCCGGGTATCCGGAGCGAATATTATCTCCGATTTATGGCGCCAGACTCTCCCGGAACCCTCTCTTACTTGTCCGGAGTTCTGGGAGAGAACGGGATCAGCATTGAGTCTGTTATCCAGAAAGGCAGAAAAATGGGGGGGAGTGTACCGGTGGTCATCCTGACGCATACGGCCCCGGAATCCAGCGTGAGAACCGCCCTGAACATCATTGACCGTTCCGTCCATGTGACGGAACCGACCGTCCTGATCCGTGTGGAAGGAAATGCCGAAGCATGA